A single window of Ignavibacteriota bacterium DNA harbors:
- a CDS encoding site-2 protease family protein, which translates to MGPYDLESLAIGLPYSLSALFILSTHEFGHYFAAKIHKVKATLPYFIPIPPIPEFFNFGTMGAVIRTKSEIPTNKAMFDIGIAGPIAGFIASLIILIYGFTHLPSIEYLLAIHPDYFSPEYGKNSMTLEFGNNLLFIFLKELFTSKEQFVPPMTEVYHYPYLMTGWFGLLITAMNMIPVGQLDGGHIVYSMFGSKLQEAVASISMIFLVIFGISGIVDGLLELNIGFGWSGWLFWAVILFFIIKVKHPPVRHFEKLGWKRMILGYFSLFILLISFSPSPFYLSF; encoded by the coding sequence ATGGGTCCGTATGATTTAGAATCATTGGCAATAGGACTTCCATATTCTTTGTCGGCGCTTTTTATTTTATCAACGCATGAGTTTGGACATTATTTTGCCGCAAAGATCCACAAAGTTAAAGCAACACTTCCGTATTTTATTCCAATTCCTCCGATTCCGGAATTTTTCAATTTTGGAACTATGGGAGCTGTAATAAGAACAAAATCAGAAATTCCTACAAATAAAGCAATGTTCGATATTGGAATTGCGGGACCGATTGCAGGATTTATAGCTTCATTGATAATTTTAATTTATGGGTTCACTCATTTGCCTTCAATCGAATATCTCTTGGCAATTCACCCCGATTATTTTTCGCCGGAATACGGAAAAAATTCAATGACTCTTGAATTTGGAAATAATTTGTTATTTATTTTTCTTAAAGAATTATTTACCTCAAAAGAACAATTTGTTCCGCCAATGACAGAAGTATATCATTATCCGTATCTTATGACAGGCTGGTTTGGTCTTTTAATTACGGCAATGAATATGATACCGGTCGGACAATTAGATGGTGGTCATATTGTTTACAGTATGTTCGGATCAAAATTACAGGAAGCTGTTGCAAGTATTTCAATGATTTTTCTGGTAATCTTTGGTATATCTGGAATTGTTGACGGATTATTAGAATTAAATATTGGTTTTGGATGGTCGGGTTGGCTTTTTTGGGCAGTTATTCTTTTTTTTATAATTAAAGTAAAACATCCTCCGGTAAGGCATTTTGAAAAATTGGGTTGGAAAAGAATGATATTGGGATATTTTAGTTTATTTATTCTATTGATATCATTTTCACCGTCTCCATTTTATCTCAGCTTTTAG
- a CDS encoding DUF1207 domain-containing protein has translation MKTQSRNKNLLILLIIISTFSVQLAQENLEFFPSNLLVQPYIANTLEPKLGFEFKTDRNELSLNVGNSIDILHYKLDDKNNFSFGADLFTYTLLRSQNDFHFPVDAVDYLFGFNLGYKTNCVDVEFGSRLRFSHISAHFVDGHFDKELNQWRDNRKPKVYSREFFELMPYLRFHDLRIYTGITYIYKVDPNNLGQDQYQLGFDYFFTNLISSKISPFLAYDFRLINIYSYTGNNSLSAGIKIGNPKGKGFSIYFRYFNGYNIHGEYFDVKEKFSSIGFNVDL, from the coding sequence ATGAAAACTCAATCGCGAAATAAAAATTTATTGATTTTATTAATCATCATTTCAACATTTTCCGTGCAATTAGCGCAGGAAAATCTTGAATTCTTTCCTTCAAATTTATTGGTTCAGCCATACATTGCAAATACGTTAGAACCAAAATTGGGATTTGAATTTAAAACAGACAGAAATGAATTAAGTCTTAACGTTGGAAATTCTATTGACATTTTACATTATAAATTGGATGACAAAAATAATTTTTCGTTTGGTGCGGATTTATTTACGTACACATTGTTAAGAAGTCAGAATGATTTTCATTTTCCGGTTGACGCAGTAGATTATCTTTTCGGATTTAATTTGGGATATAAAACAAATTGTGTTGATGTAGAATTTGGCTCAAGGTTAAGATTTAGCCACATCAGCGCGCATTTTGTTGACGGTCATTTTGATAAAGAATTGAATCAATGGAGAGATAACAGAAAGCCAAAAGTCTACAGCAGAGAGTTTTTTGAGTTAATGCCTTATCTGAGATTTCATGATCTAAGAATTTACACCGGGATCACATACATTTACAAAGTTGATCCTAATAATTTAGGTCAGGATCAGTATCAACTCGGTTTTGATTATTTTTTTACTAATTTAATTAGCAGTAAAATTTCGCCATTTTTAGCCTATGATTTTAGATTGATAAACATATACAGCTACACCGGAAATAATTCTTTATCAGCCGGAATTAAAATCGGAAATCCTAAAGGAAAAGGATTTAGCATTTATTTTAGATATTTTAACGGATACAATATTCATGGGGAATATTTTGACGTTAAAGAAAAATTTTCTTCCATAGGATTTAATGTTGATTTATAG